In one window of Tenacibaculum mesophilum DNA:
- a CDS encoding DUF2795 domain-containing protein, producing MYWTLELASYLADAPWPATKDELIDYAIRTGAPLEVVENLQDIEDEGEAYDSIIEIWPDYPTEEDYLWNEDEY from the coding sequence ATGTATTGGACACTTGAATTAGCATCTTATTTAGCAGATGCACCCTGGCCTGCAACTAAAGACGAATTAATTGATTACGCTATTCGTACTGGAGCACCGTTAGAAGTGGTAGAAAACTTACAAGATATCGAAGATGAAGGTGAGGCGTACGATTCTATTATTGAAATCTGGCCAGATTACCCTACAGAAGAAGATTATCTTTGGAATGAAGATGAATACTAG
- a CDS encoding cob(I)yrinic acid a,c-diamide adenosyltransferase, translating to MKIYTKTGDKGTTALFGGTRVPKHHLRIESYGTVDELNSYIGLIRDQYVDETLKKKLTKIQSDLFTLGAMLATPPEKETLKSGKERLNIPKINEESIQFLEDEIDLMNKDLPQMTHFVLPGGHQTVSFCHIARCVCRRSERLAVALNEEEAISDTVLKYLNRLSDYLFVLARKLTQDLQAEEIKWIPEKL from the coding sequence ATGAAAATATATACTAAAACAGGTGATAAGGGTACCACTGCCCTATTTGGTGGTACTCGAGTACCTAAACATCATTTAAGAATAGAAAGTTATGGAACAGTTGATGAACTTAACTCTTACATTGGGTTAATTAGAGACCAATACGTTGACGAAACTCTAAAAAAGAAATTAACAAAAATTCAAAGCGATTTATTCACATTAGGTGCCATGTTAGCTACTCCTCCAGAAAAGGAAACTTTAAAAAGTGGTAAAGAACGCTTAAATATTCCCAAGATTAACGAAGAGTCAATTCAGTTCTTAGAAGACGAAATTGACCTTATGAATAAAGACCTACCTCAAATGACACACTTTGTATTACCAGGCGGTCATCAAACCGTGTCATTTTGTCACATAGCACGCTGCGTATGCCGTAGATCGGAACGATTGGCTGTGGCTTTAAACGAAGAAGAGGCAATTAGCGATACTGTTTTAAAGTATTTAAACCGACTTTCTGACTACCTTTTTGTATTGGCACGGAAGTTGACCCAAGACTTACAAGCTGAGGAAATTAAATGGATTCCTGAAAAGCTATAA
- a CDS encoding acyl-CoA thioesterase yields the protein MQKHYTSIRVRYAETDQMGVVYHGNYAQFFEIGRTEWLRSLGVTYKYMEKTGIMLPVISLSCNFKKSALYDDELTITTILKKTPSVKIEFDYEITNQNNDLISTGNTVLAFINNKTKRPMRCPDYILDKLAILK from the coding sequence TTGCAAAAACATTATACATCTATACGTGTTCGGTATGCTGAAACTGATCAAATGGGAGTAGTTTACCATGGGAACTACGCACAGTTTTTTGAGATTGGTCGCACCGAATGGTTACGTTCTCTGGGCGTTACCTACAAATATATGGAAAAAACAGGAATCATGTTACCTGTTATATCTTTATCTTGTAACTTTAAAAAATCAGCATTATACGACGATGAATTAACCATTACAACCATTTTAAAAAAAACACCTTCAGTAAAAATTGAATTCGACTATGAAATTACCAATCAAAATAACGACCTAATTTCAACTGGAAATACTGTGTTAGCATTTATTAACAATAAAACAAAAAGACCTATGCGTTGTCCTGATTATATTTTAGATAAATTGGCTATCTTAAAATAA
- the dnaA gene encoding chromosomal replication initiator protein DnaA: protein MTKTADSVWMECLSFIKDNIKPQAYKTWFEPIKPIKLAGEALTVQVPSKFFYEWLEEHYIKLLRVALVRQLGNDAKLIYDVRMENTYSSNSPQTVKIPSSNRNPLKPQKVTVPLESKRELKNPFVIPGLQKVKIESQLNPNYNFVNFVEGDSNRLARSAGMAVANKPGGTSFNPLLIYGGVGLGKTHLAHAIGVEIKDKYPDKTVLYISSEKFTQQFIDSVKSNTRNDFIHFYQMIDVLIIDDVQFLSGKAGTQDVFFHIFNHLHQNGKQVILTSDKAPVDMQDIEQRLLSRFKWGLSAELQAPDYETRISILQNKLYRDGVEMPEEIVEYIAKNIKSNVRELEGVIISMIAQASFNRKEFTIELAKQIVDKFVKNTKKELSIDYIQKVVSKYFDMDVATLQSKTRKRHIVQARQLAMYFAKRMTKSSLASIGSQIGKRDHATVLHACKTVDNLTETDKQFKKYVEDLTKKLTL from the coding sequence ATGACTAAAACAGCCGATTCAGTTTGGATGGAATGTTTGTCTTTTATAAAAGACAACATTAAGCCGCAGGCATATAAAACTTGGTTTGAGCCTATAAAGCCAATTAAATTGGCAGGGGAAGCATTGACGGTTCAGGTTCCTAGTAAGTTTTTTTATGAGTGGCTAGAAGAGCATTACATCAAACTGTTAAGAGTAGCTTTGGTTCGTCAGTTAGGTAATGATGCTAAGCTAATTTATGATGTACGTATGGAAAATACGTATAGTAGTAATAGTCCGCAAACAGTAAAAATACCTAGTTCAAATCGTAATCCGTTAAAACCACAAAAAGTAACCGTTCCGTTAGAATCAAAACGAGAACTAAAAAATCCATTTGTAATTCCTGGCTTGCAAAAAGTAAAGATAGAATCTCAACTAAACCCAAATTATAACTTTGTAAATTTTGTTGAAGGAGATTCAAATAGATTAGCACGTTCTGCAGGTATGGCTGTGGCTAATAAACCAGGAGGAACTTCATTTAACCCATTACTAATATATGGTGGAGTTGGATTAGGAAAAACACACTTAGCTCACGCTATTGGTGTTGAGATTAAAGATAAATATCCAGATAAAACGGTATTGTATATTTCTTCTGAAAAATTTACACAACAGTTTATTGATTCTGTAAAATCAAATACCAGAAATGATTTTATTCATTTCTACCAAATGATTGATGTGTTGATTATTGATGATGTGCAGTTTTTATCAGGAAAAGCTGGTACGCAAGATGTGTTCTTCCATATTTTCAATCATTTACATCAAAATGGAAAACAGGTTATTTTAACTTCGGATAAAGCACCTGTTGATATGCAAGATATCGAACAACGGTTATTATCTCGTTTTAAATGGGGGTTATCAGCTGAGTTACAAGCACCTGATTACGAAACAAGAATTTCAATCTTACAAAACAAATTGTATAGAGATGGTGTTGAAATGCCTGAAGAAATTGTTGAGTATATAGCAAAGAATATAAAGTCGAATGTTCGTGAGTTAGAAGGAGTGATAATTTCAATGATAGCTCAAGCTTCTTTTAATAGAAAAGAGTTTACAATTGAATTAGCAAAGCAGATTGTAGATAAATTTGTTAAGAACACGAAAAAAGAATTGTCTATTGATTACATTCAAAAAGTAGTATCGAAATACTTTGATATGGATGTGGCAACCTTACAGTCAAAAACACGTAAGCGTCATATTGTACAGGCTCGTCAGTTAGCGATGTACTTTGCTAAACGTATGACAAAATCATCGTTAGCAAGTATTGGGAGTCAAATAGGTAAAAGAGATCACGCTACTGTATTACATGCGTGCAAAACTGTAGATAATTTGACTGAAACTGATAAGCAGTTTAAAAAGTATGTAGAAGACTTAACAAAAAAGTTAACTTTATAA
- a CDS encoding low molecular weight protein-tyrosine-phosphatase — MKKILMVCLGNICRSPLAEGILKSKLSSESFVVDSAGTAGYHVGELPDERSIEVARKYGIDITNQRSRKFTKADFDKFDIIFAMDQNNYADIVALSENEEQHEKVKLILNELYPDENRSVPDPYYGGDQGFENVYKMLDEACEIIASKLEQK; from the coding sequence ATGAAAAAAATATTAATGGTTTGTTTAGGTAATATTTGCCGATCTCCCCTTGCTGAGGGAATTTTAAAATCTAAATTATCATCTGAAAGTTTTGTAGTTGATTCAGCCGGTACTGCGGGTTATCATGTAGGTGAATTACCTGACGAGCGCTCTATTGAAGTGGCTAGAAAATATGGTATAGATATTACCAATCAACGTTCAAGAAAATTTACAAAAGCTGATTTTGATAAGTTTGACATAATTTTTGCAATGGATCAAAATAATTATGCAGATATTGTAGCTTTGTCTGAAAATGAAGAGCAACATGAAAAAGTAAAGCTGATTTTGAACGAATTGTATCCTGATGAAAACAGGAGTGTTCCAGATCCTTACTATGGAGGAGATCAAGGTTTTGAAAACGTGTATAAAATGTTAGACGAAGCGTGTGAAATTATAGCTTCAAAATTAGAACAGAAATAA
- a CDS encoding SAM-dependent methyltransferase, which translates to MKGKLYLIPTTLGDTEPLEVMPLSVKKVVEQLDYFIVENEKSARRFIKRITPTKSQPSLELMLLDKYSDDLETKNYLDVCEKGISVGLLSEAGVPAVADPGASIVKLAHQKGIQVVPLVGPSSILLAIMASGMNGQSFAFNGYLPIDKSDRKKAIKDLEKLSKEKNQSQLFIETPYRNEKMLDDLRATLSPDTRVCVACDITLPTEYIKTLTVKEWKHVKTDLHKRPAIFIIHK; encoded by the coding sequence ATGAAAGGTAAATTATACTTGATTCCTACAACGTTAGGTGATACTGAACCATTAGAGGTGATGCCATTGTCAGTAAAAAAGGTAGTAGAACAATTAGATTATTTTATTGTTGAAAACGAAAAGTCTGCTCGAAGGTTCATTAAAAGAATTACACCAACAAAATCACAACCTTCATTGGAGTTGATGTTGTTAGATAAGTATTCTGATGATTTAGAAACTAAGAATTATTTAGATGTTTGTGAAAAAGGAATATCAGTAGGTTTGCTTTCTGAAGCAGGTGTGCCAGCAGTAGCAGATCCAGGCGCAAGTATTGTTAAGTTGGCGCATCAAAAAGGGATTCAAGTAGTTCCATTGGTAGGACCTTCTTCTATTTTGTTGGCAATTATGGCGTCTGGTATGAATGGGCAGAGTTTTGCGTTTAACGGATATTTACCTATTGATAAGTCAGACAGAAAAAAAGCAATTAAAGATTTAGAGAAGCTTTCAAAAGAAAAAAATCAGTCACAGCTTTTTATCGAAACTCCTTACAGGAATGAAAAAATGTTAGATGATTTACGCGCTACTTTATCACCAGATACAAGAGTTTGTGTGGCGTGTGATATAACACTTCCAACAGAATATATTAAAACACTAACGGTAAAAGAATGGAAGCATGTAAAGACTGATTTACATAAGCGACCAGCAATTTTTATCATTCATAAATAA
- a CDS encoding peptidoglycan-binding protein LysM produces the protein MFAALNRKYLIIRHLVLVFLGFVLLTSFTETTTKKEKTTTTTPIPIHKVEKVNIPFLLNDFVGFKEALAFKESQGRYRVVNTLGYLGKYQFGKETLKRFRIYNTTHFLRNPELQERTFVAYCKLNKWILRKDIKRSVGKTINGVKITESGILAAAHLSGAGNVKKFLRSNGSIRFNDAYGTSIQSYLKKFAGYDVSNIKANKKPTV, from the coding sequence ATCTTTGCTGCGCTAAACAGAAAGTATTTAATTATCAGACATTTAGTATTAGTATTTTTAGGATTTGTATTATTAACCAGTTTTACAGAGACTACAACTAAAAAAGAAAAAACTACTACAACAACGCCAATACCAATTCACAAGGTAGAAAAGGTAAACATTCCTTTTTTATTAAATGATTTTGTAGGATTTAAAGAAGCCTTAGCTTTTAAAGAATCACAAGGTAGGTACAGAGTAGTTAATACACTTGGATATTTAGGGAAATACCAATTTGGTAAAGAAACCCTAAAGAGATTTAGAATTTACAACACCACTCATTTTCTTAGAAACCCAGAATTACAAGAACGCACATTTGTTGCTTATTGTAAATTAAACAAATGGATTTTAAGAAAAGATATTAAGAGAAGTGTTGGAAAGACCATTAATGGAGTTAAAATAACCGAATCTGGTATTTTAGCAGCAGCACACTTAAGTGGTGCCGGTAATGTAAAAAAGTTCTTACGTTCAAATGGATCTATCCGTTTTAACGATGCCTATGGAACCTCTATACAATCATACCTTAAAAAGTTTGCTGGTTATGATGTTTCCAACATCAAAGCCAACAAAAAACCAACGGTTTAA
- the mltG gene encoding endolytic transglycosylase MltG produces the protein MNKKIILGGIAAIFLIGGIIGFNYYQKIFGKAVTKDGAIYIGSNASFIDVKKQLSEFVKHPENFVWVAEKKKFTQPKGGKYLLKKGMNMNDVVNLLRSGNQTPIILSFNNQDTLEKLAGRIAEQIEADSIALLQAMQDPSFLATNKFTEKSALGMYIPNSYEFYWNTSAEKFRDKMLREYNRFWTSARLEKAKKLNLSKEEVITLASIVQKETAKKIERPVVAGLYLNRLRDNWPLQADPTVIYAIKEVKGQDFVVKRVLNKDLVIDSPYNTYKNTGLPPTLIAMPDISSIDAVLNHQKHNYYYMCASVDKIGFHEFANSLAQHNRNAVKYQQWINQQGIKR, from the coding sequence ATGAATAAGAAAATTATTTTAGGAGGTATTGCTGCTATTTTTTTAATTGGCGGAATTATTGGATTTAACTACTATCAAAAAATCTTTGGTAAAGCTGTTACTAAAGATGGAGCTATATACATAGGCTCTAACGCCTCTTTTATAGATGTGAAGAAACAACTTTCTGAGTTTGTTAAACATCCTGAAAATTTTGTTTGGGTTGCTGAAAAGAAAAAATTCACACAACCCAAAGGTGGAAAATATTTACTAAAAAAAGGGATGAACATGAATGATGTTGTAAACCTTTTACGTAGTGGAAATCAAACACCTATTATCCTTTCTTTCAACAATCAAGATACTTTAGAAAAATTAGCAGGAAGAATAGCTGAACAAATTGAAGCAGACTCTATTGCTTTATTACAAGCTATGCAAGATCCTTCTTTTTTAGCTACCAATAAATTTACTGAAAAATCTGCATTAGGAATGTACATTCCGAATAGTTATGAGTTTTACTGGAATACTTCTGCTGAAAAATTTCGCGATAAAATGCTACGCGAATACAATCGTTTTTGGACTTCTGCTAGGTTAGAAAAAGCTAAAAAACTAAATCTTTCAAAAGAAGAGGTAATTACATTAGCTTCTATCGTTCAGAAAGAAACAGCTAAAAAAATAGAGCGCCCTGTCGTGGCTGGTTTGTATCTAAATAGATTAAGAGATAATTGGCCTTTACAAGCCGACCCAACAGTTATATATGCAATTAAAGAAGTTAAAGGACAAGATTTTGTTGTAAAAAGGGTTTTAAACAAAGATTTAGTGATAGACTCTCCTTACAATACTTATAAAAACACAGGACTTCCTCCTACTTTGATTGCAATGCCAGATATTTCATCTATTGATGCTGTTTTAAACCATCAAAAACACAATTATTACTACATGTGTGCTAGTGTTGATAAAATTGGCTTTCATGAATTTGCTAACTCTTTAGCACAACACAATCGAAATGCAGTGAAATATCAACAATGGATAAATCAACAAGGAATAAAGAGATAA
- a CDS encoding GNAT family N-acetyltransferase, which translates to MHTLTGTHIKLRALEPEDLEFLFQIENNESFWEVSHTQTPFSKFLLKQYLENAHLDIYEAKQLRLVIDDKVTGKSIGMIDLFDFNPQHKRAGIGILIHPDFQQKGFASEALQLLIKYCFIHLHLHQLYANITSDNTSSLHLFEKQNFKQTGIKKDWIFHNETYKDELLFQLINE; encoded by the coding sequence GTGCATACGTTAACTGGAACACATATCAAGTTAAGAGCCTTAGAACCTGAAGATTTAGAGTTTTTATTTCAAATTGAAAATAATGAATCTTTTTGGGAAGTGAGTCATACACAGACTCCTTTTTCTAAATTTTTACTGAAGCAATATTTAGAAAACGCTCACTTAGATATTTATGAAGCTAAACAATTACGATTAGTTATTGATGATAAAGTGACTGGTAAATCTATTGGGATGATAGATTTGTTCGATTTTAACCCGCAACATAAAAGAGCTGGTATCGGAATTTTAATTCATCCTGACTTTCAGCAGAAGGGATTTGCCTCTGAAGCTTTACAGTTACTAATAAAGTACTGTTTTATACATTTGCATTTACATCAACTATATGCAAATATCACTAGTGACAATACTAGTAGCTTACATCTTTTTGAAAAACAAAACTTTAAGCAAACTGGTATTAAAAAAGATTGGATATTTCATAATGAAACATATAAAGACGAACTATTATTTCAACTAATAAATGAATAA
- the dapF gene encoding diaminopimelate epimerase — MDLEFYKYQGTGNDFIMIDNRSKTFPKNKTDIIAKLCNRHFGIGSDGLILLEEDNTTDFKMVYYNSDGNESTMCGNGGRCIVAFAHKLGLFETETTFIAIDGLHHASISNNLVSLQMIDVNKVNIFDKYVFTNTGSPHHVQLVNDLANYDVFSNGKKIRNEIYGAEGSNVNFVEQITNNTFKVRTYERGVENETLACGTGVTAVAIAMHATKKTNSSSIILPVEGGELEVSFEEQDGVYSNVFLKGPATFVFEGKINI; from the coding sequence ATGGATTTAGAATTTTACAAATACCAAGGAACTGGTAACGATTTTATCATGATTGATAATCGTTCAAAAACCTTTCCAAAAAATAAAACTGACATAATTGCAAAATTATGCAATAGACACTTCGGTATTGGATCCGATGGTCTTATATTACTTGAAGAAGATAATACTACCGATTTTAAAATGGTATATTATAACTCTGATGGTAATGAAAGTACTATGTGTGGTAATGGTGGACGCTGTATTGTGGCTTTTGCTCATAAACTTGGACTTTTTGAAACCGAAACTACTTTTATTGCTATTGACGGGCTGCATCATGCCTCTATTTCTAACAACCTTGTTTCTTTACAAATGATTGATGTTAACAAGGTGAATATTTTTGACAAATACGTTTTTACCAATACAGGATCTCCACACCATGTTCAGTTGGTAAACGATCTTGCTAATTATGATGTTTTTTCAAATGGAAAAAAAATCAGGAATGAAATTTATGGTGCCGAAGGTAGCAACGTTAATTTTGTAGAACAAATAACAAATAACACTTTTAAAGTACGTACCTACGAGCGTGGCGTAGAAAATGAGACTTTAGCCTGCGGAACGGGTGTTACTGCCGTTGCTATAGCCATGCATGCTACTAAAAAAACCAACAGTTCATCTATAATCTTGCCTGTTGAAGGCGGGGAATTAGAAGTTTCTTTTGAAGAACAAGACGGAGTTTATTCGAATGTATTTTTAAAAGGTCCCGCTACATTTGTATTTGAGGGTAAAATAAATATTTAG
- a CDS encoding trypsin-like peptidase domain-containing protein, with amino-acid sequence MKKIIGTLGIAILGGAIALAGYKTLIEEPQVIVEKEVEPTMQTVKASYTPTIINSTSTPTDFTEAADKTVHAVVHVKNTSIRTQQDPYSFFFGGNGTRKYQQVGTGSGVIISPDGYIVTNNHVIEGASDIEITLNNQKKIKAELIGADKANDIALLKVEADFELPNLPFGNSDNIKVGEWVLAVGNPYNLTSTVTAGIVSAKGRDLNGNTNIDSFIQTDAAVNPGNSGGALVNTRGELIGINTAISSRTGSFIGYSFAVPSNIAKKIVDDLLEFGMVQQAVLGINVDIEAVNIEGVKIGEVLEEGGAKKAGLEEGDIITKVNDIKISKFSDLKGQLTAKRPGEYVNLTIDRDGEELTKVVKLTKLIKLPVSRVLETEFEDLTKEDREKFKLDGGAKIKRTQNIAFKQFEVGKGYILTKINGKKVSNAKEAVGMLDRSYGSGKRLLLEMISPSGQIERFRY; translated from the coding sequence ATGAAGAAAATTATTGGAACTTTAGGAATTGCGATTTTAGGAGGCGCAATAGCACTTGCAGGATACAAAACACTAATAGAAGAACCGCAAGTAATAGTAGAGAAAGAGGTAGAGCCAACAATGCAAACTGTAAAGGCAAGTTATACACCAACAATAATAAACTCAACATCAACACCAACAGATTTTACAGAAGCAGCTGATAAAACAGTACATGCGGTGGTTCATGTTAAAAATACATCTATAAGAACACAACAAGATCCTTATAGTTTTTTCTTTGGAGGAAATGGTACAAGGAAATATCAACAAGTTGGTACAGGTAGCGGTGTAATTATTTCTCCTGATGGATATATTGTAACTAATAATCATGTGATTGAAGGAGCAAGTGATATTGAGATTACGTTAAACAATCAGAAAAAAATAAAAGCGGAATTAATAGGGGCTGATAAAGCGAATGATATAGCATTGTTAAAAGTAGAAGCTGACTTTGAATTACCAAATTTACCTTTTGGAAATTCTGATAATATTAAAGTAGGAGAATGGGTATTAGCAGTAGGAAATCCCTATAATTTAACATCTACTGTTACTGCAGGTATTGTAAGTGCAAAAGGGCGTGATTTAAATGGTAACACAAACATAGATTCATTTATTCAAACAGACGCTGCTGTAAATCCAGGAAACAGTGGAGGAGCGTTAGTGAATACAAGAGGTGAATTAATAGGAATCAATACAGCTATTTCTTCAAGAACAGGCTCTTTTATAGGGTATTCATTTGCTGTACCTTCAAACATTGCTAAAAAAATAGTAGATGATTTACTAGAGTTTGGAATGGTACAACAAGCTGTTTTAGGAATTAATGTAGATATTGAAGCAGTAAATATTGAAGGGGTAAAAATAGGAGAAGTTTTAGAAGAAGGAGGGGCTAAAAAAGCAGGCTTGGAAGAAGGAGATATTATAACAAAAGTAAACGATATAAAGATTTCTAAGTTTTCAGATTTAAAAGGACAGTTAACGGCAAAAAGACCTGGAGAATATGTGAATTTAACAATTGATAGAGATGGAGAAGAGTTGACTAAAGTAGTTAAATTAACCAAGCTTATAAAGTTACCAGTAAGTAGAGTTTTAGAAACAGAGTTTGAAGATCTTACAAAAGAAGATAGGGAAAAGTTTAAATTAGATGGAGGAGCTAAAATTAAAAGAACTCAAAATATAGCTTTTAAACAATTTGAAGTAGGAAAAGGGTATATTTTAACCAAAATTAATGGAAAAAAAGTAAGTAATGCAAAAGAAGCTGTTGGTATGTTAGATCGTTCGTACGGTAGTGGTAAAAGGCTTTTATTAGAGATGATTAGTCCATCAGGTCAAATAGAGCGATTTAGATATTAG